The following DNA comes from Flavobacterium sp. N3904.
TAAAAAACAGCGTTGTCTCTTATTCTTGTTCTAGTAATTGGTCTCACAATTTTATCAGTATAATCAACACCAATATTTTTGTAAATTTTAGGAGCATCTGTAGGAACTACACGATACAAAACTGTCAAATCAATAACCACTTCCAATCCATCATTAGACAAAACACGAATAGCATCATCACCTTCTTGTGCACCTTCTCCATGAACCGCAGACATGGTATAATTTTGAGTCTGAATATCAAATTCCGTAACATCCAAAAGCGGATTTATAACATGTAAACCACTCTCAAGGACATCGGGCTCAACACTTCCATAAAGTGATTTTACCCCTACTTTTCCAGCATCTATTTGCTTAAACATAGAAGAAAAAACTCCTAAAGCAATTAAGATAAATCCAACAACTCGCAATAAGCCTCCAAATTTCGAAAACGGATTAGCATTATGAGTTAATGCAAATCCAAGAATCAATAAAATTATTCCAAGAATAATAAATAGTATCATTTTATAATTTTTAGTTTGTTCTGTGATTATACGAAAAAACAAATTATAAGTTACATTCTTACAACAACATTATTTTTTGAATTTTCAAGAACCAATTTTTTTGTCAAACGTGCAAATCGAACATACAAAAATAAGGCAGCTGCTGTCAAACCTGCCAAAAGACCAATCCAAACACCCATAGCTTTTAAGTCTGAATATTTTCCCAAATAAAAAGAAATTGGAAAACCTATTACCCAATACGCCACAAAAGTAATATACATAGGAACTTTTACATCTTGCAAACCCCTCAAGGCTCCCAAGACAACCACTTGAATCCCATCCGAAATTTGAAAAATAGCAGCAATCAACAATAATTTTGATGTAATAAAAATGATTTCTTTATTGTCTAAAACCTGCGCTGGATCGCTCATATTCAAAAATAAATGAGGTAAAAAATTATGAAAAATTACAAAAATAAATGCAAAAAAAGCTTCGACAATAATAGCCAATAAAAAAATAGATCGCGCAACAATGATTAAGTTTTTATAATCCCCTACTCCTCTCGAATGACTTACTCGAATCATAGCTGTAACGCTCATACCCATTGCAACCATAAAGGTTGAAGAAGCCAATATCAAAGCTATTTGATTGGCCGCCTGACTGTTTTTGCCCAAAGTCCCCGAAAGCCAAATCGCCGCCGTAAACAAAGTCACTTCAAACAGCATTTGCATCGCCGAAGGAAAACCCAGACCAATAATTTTTTTTATGATTGATTTTTTTATTTCCTTAAAAGTAAAATTTTTGAAATATTGTTTCATAATAGCATTGTGTTTCATCAGATAATGCATAAAAACAACCATCATAATTCTTGAAATTACTGTTCCTAAAGCAGCACCAATTACACCCAGTTTTGGAAAAATCCAAAAACCATAAATCAATACATAATTAAAAAAAACATGCACGACATTGGCCAAAATAATAGAGTACATCGAGTATTTAGTCAACGACAAACCATCAGCAAATTGTTTGTAACCCTGATACATCACCACAGGAATTAACGAAAATGCAACCCAGTCAATATAAGGAGCTGCCAATGCAACCACCGCTTGAGGCTGATCCATAAAATACATCAATTGCTTTGACAAAACCGTCAAAATAAACAATGAAACACCCAAAATGGTACAAAGCAACAAACCGTGATGAAACGTTGTTCTAATCTTCTTGTCGTTCTTTTCTGCATCCGCTTCGGCGGTTAAAGGCGTTATGGCTGTAGAAAAACCAATACCTATTGCCAATGCCAAAAAGATAAAACTATTCCCCAAGGAAACAGCTGCTAACTCGGTTGACCCCAAATTTCCAACCATATAATTATCCACAATACCTATCAAAGTATGTCCCAACATTCCAAGGATTACAGGATAAGCCAGTTTAATATTATATGAGAATTCTTTGGTGTACTGAGAAAGGTTCATTTTGTATTTATTAAGTCGGCAAAGATAAATAGAAGCTTTCAATTGCGTCAATACTATTAAAAATATAACGGCTATTTATTAGATATTTTTTACGTAAATGAAGTAATTCTGTAAGAGTGCAAGATAATTCTATAACAATTACAGCAAAGCCACACCCTACTTTTGCAGGGTTGTTCTGAAACAAATAAACGGAACAATAAAAAAATATTAAATCAAAATCTACAATTATGAAAATTACAGAAAAAATTAAAGTGTTATTTGTATTCGCAATCGCACTATTATTTGCAAACAATTCTCAAGCACAAGAAACAAAAAACTTCGATCAAGGATTCCGTTTAGGAATTGGTCTTAACGGAGGAATCCCAACAAACAATGACACATATAACTGGTCACTGGGTGGTGATGTTCGCCTTCAATATGATTTAACTCCAAAAGCATCTTTAACGCTTACTACGGGATTTACTAATTTGTTCATTGATCAAAATGTAAAAGATTTAGGTTTTATACCTGCAAAAGCTGGTTTCAAACTTTTCGTATTGAAAGATCAACTTTATCTTCTAGGAGAAGTGGGTGGTGGTTTTGCAGTTACAAACGGTTATGATAAAAACACCTATATCTGGGCTCCCGGAATTGGTTTTGCTACAGAAAACATTGACGTGAGTGTACGTTATGAAGCCTACACTGATTATGATACCGATCAAATTGCTTTGCGAGTTGCGTATGGTTTCAAATTATAAAAAAGAAAACTAAATAAATAAAATGCTCTGAAATTTTCAGGGCATTTTTTTTTACTATTCACTTCTTATTTTTCTGAAATAAAATTTGGCTTAGAGTATTAAACCTTAAAAAACTTTCTTTTAAAAAAATTCTGTACTTTTATAGTTACGACATTCGTTTACAAAATAAAAACATGAAACAGTTTAATCTTCAACCTCTTTTTCAAATTTCGGGAATTGGCTCTGCTTCAGGACTTGTTTACCAAGACAATCTATTATATATTATATCAGACAACAGTTCTTATCTATATGAATATAATATCCAAGAAAAGAAATTATATAAAATAGAACTTTTTGAAAATAGCCAGGAAAACATTCCTAAAGCAAACAAATTCGATTTTGAATCAATTACTAAGAAAGGGAATAAACTCTATCTTTTTGGTTCGGGTTCTACTTCCAAAAGAAACAAAAGAATTTGTTATAATACAAAAAATAGTACCGTAAAAGAAAAAGATGTAACCCATTTATATACCCGTTTAAAACACAAAGCCTTCTTAAACGATTCTGATTTAAATCTTGAAGGAGCCTTTTATAATGACTATAAATGGTATTTCTTTCAGCGTGGAAATGGAAGTCAATCTCAAAATGGTGTATTTGTATTCAACAAAGAGAAAAAAGACATTCAATTTACACCTGTATTTTTACCAAAAATTCAAAACATAGAAGCCACTTTTACGGATGCCATTTTGGTTGAAAATCAAATTTATTTTCTGGCTGCTGTCGAGAATACCATTTCAACTTATGATGATGGTGAAATTCTGGGCAGTTATATTGGTTGTCTGTCCCTCGACACGTTCAAGCTGGAGTCGATAACTCTTATTTCTGATGAAAATAAATTTGAGGGACTGACCATCTTTAAAAAAACAAATCACGATATTGAGTTTCTTTTGTGTGAAGATAATGATACCGAATCTTTAGAAACAGTCATTTACAAATTAATACTACCGCAATAATTCTTATATTATAAAAGTATTGCAAACAACTACTTTTTAAGTTAAACTGGATTGAATAAAATATTAATTTTATACTTTTAATACTTCTGTTTTAAATAACTATAAAAGAAAAAAAATGAAAAAAATAACACTCGAAATTCTTGTCCACATTATCGGGCTTGGCTCAGCTTCTGGACTGATATATAATAATGATTCGTTATTGTTAATTGGAGACAGCAGTGGTTATTTATACGACTATTCTATTACCAAAGCCGATTTGAACAAACATCAAATCATAGAAAATCCAAAAGAGAACATTGAGAAAAATGAAAAAATAGATTTTGAATCCATCGCATATTCTGGAGACGATCTGTATATTTTTGGTTCTGGTTCAGGCGAAAACAGAAATAAAATGATTGAAATAAATATCAAGAATAATGATACTATTTCTACCACCGATCTTACTCACTTATATTCTGATATGCAAAGCTTTGCACAAATAAAAGAAGGAAATTTAAATATTGAAGGAGCAATTTACGACAAAGGCAATTTCTTTTTGCTAAATCGTGGCAATCGAAAAGGAAGTCGAAATGTTATCTTCACCATTTCTGGAAAAAATTTAATCAATGATTATTCGATACTTTCAAATGACTTTAAATTGCCTAAAATAAATGGATTTCAGTCTGGATTTTCAGATGCGATATTGATAGATGATAAAATTTACTTTTTGGCAACAGCCGAAAATCCAAAAGCAACAACCGAAGACAAACGAATTTTAGGAACACTCGTAGGGCGAATCGATGTCAATAAAATGAAAATTGATTTTACCAAAAAAATCAGCAATACTCAAAAATTTGAAGGGATTACCTTATATGCGAAAAGTAAAGGGAAAGTTGAATTCTTACTGTGTGAAGACAATGACACTACAGTTTTAGAATCTAATATTTATAAATTGACATTAGAAAAATAAAAAAATGAACGACTTAAAAAACAAGAATGCATTGGTCACCGGTGCCGGAAAAGGGATAGGAAAAGCAATTGCAATTGCTTTGGCAAAAGAAGGAGTCAATGTAATTCTGATAGCCAGAACACAATCTGAGATAAACGAAGTCGCAAAAGAAATTAATCTTTTGGGTGTAAAATCTTTAGCAATCACAGCAGATGTTGCCAGTATTGATTCGGTTAATAATGCGGTTGAAAAAGCGTTAGCAGAATTCAAAACCATTGACATTTTGATTAATAATGCCGGAATTGCTGCTTTCGGAACCTTTTTAGAATTAGAACCAGCTGCTTGGGAACATATAATCCAAGTCAATTTAATGGGAACCTACTATGTGACTCGGGCCGTTTTACCTAATATGATTGAAAGACAAACAGGTGACATTATCAATATTTCTTCAACAGCAGGATTAAATGGAAATGCATTGACAAGTGCTTATAGTGCCTCCAAATTTGCCGTTTTAGGCCTTACTGATTCTTTGATGCAGGAGATGAGAAAGCACAACATTCGAGTAACAGCACTTACGCCTAGCACTGTAGCAACCGATATGGCAAAAGAACTAAAACTTACTGATGGCAATCCCGAAAAAGTAATGCAAGCTGAAGATATAGCAGAATTAATAATCGCCCAATTAAAATTAAACCGAAGAGTCTTTATTAAAAATAGCAGTATTTGGTCAACAAACCCTTAATTTGTTGATTTTATAAAATAACAAAACCTCTTACTTAAGAGGTTTTGTTATTTTATAAATACATTTTGATTTAGATCAAAACATTCAAAAAATCCATTCGCACACTTCCGTCCTCATCAATTTTTGTCAAGTTAATGTCGTGCAACGTATTCACCAACTCGGGATTCCAAGGCGTTTTTACTTTTACATAATTTTCAGTAAAACCGTGAATGTAACCTTCTTTGTTTTCACTCTCAAACAATACAGTTCTGTTTGATCCAAGTTGACTTTCATAAAAAGCGCGACGCTTTTTGACAGATAATCCTCTTAGCATTTTACTTCGTTTGGCTCTCACATTACCCGGAACAACTCCTTCCATTTCAGCAGCTTCGGTATTATCTCTTTCCGAATAGGTAA
Coding sequences within:
- a CDS encoding prohibitin family protein: MILFIILGIILLILGFALTHNANPFSKFGGLLRVVGFILIALGVFSSMFKQIDAGKVGVKSLYGSVEPDVLESGLHVINPLLDVTEFDIQTQNYTMSAVHGEGAQEGDDAIRVLSNDGLEVVIDLTVLYRVVPTDAPKIYKNIGVDYTDKIVRPITRTRIRDNAVFYDAVALYSTKRNEFQQRIFKSIESDFKARGLVLEQLLIRNIDLPVSVKKSIESKINAEQDAQKMTFVLQKEKQEAERKRVEAQGIADYQRIISLGLTDKQLQYEQIKAQKELAASPNSKIIFMNGKGSAPVILSDK
- a CDS encoding MATE family efflux transporter, giving the protein MNLSQYTKEFSYNIKLAYPVILGMLGHTLIGIVDNYMVGNLGSTELAAVSLGNSFIFLALAIGIGFSTAITPLTAEADAEKNDKKIRTTFHHGLLLCTILGVSLFILTVLSKQLMYFMDQPQAVVALAAPYIDWVAFSLIPVVMYQGYKQFADGLSLTKYSMYSIILANVVHVFFNYVLIYGFWIFPKLGVIGAALGTVISRIMMVVFMHYLMKHNAIMKQYFKNFTFKEIKKSIIKKIIGLGFPSAMQMLFEVTLFTAAIWLSGTLGKNSQAANQIALILASSTFMVAMGMSVTAMIRVSHSRGVGDYKNLIIVARSIFLLAIIVEAFFAFIFVIFHNFLPHLFLNMSDPAQVLDNKEIIFITSKLLLIAAIFQISDGIQVVVLGALRGLQDVKVPMYITFVAYWVIGFPISFYLGKYSDLKAMGVWIGLLAGLTAAALFLYVRFARLTKKLVLENSKNNVVVRM
- a CDS encoding porin family protein — protein: MKITEKIKVLFVFAIALLFANNSQAQETKNFDQGFRLGIGLNGGIPTNNDTYNWSLGGDVRLQYDLTPKASLTLTTGFTNLFIDQNVKDLGFIPAKAGFKLFVLKDQLYLLGEVGGGFAVTNGYDKNTYIWAPGIGFATENIDVSVRYEAYTDYDTDQIALRVAYGFKL
- a CDS encoding DUF6929 family protein, which codes for MKQFNLQPLFQISGIGSASGLVYQDNLLYIISDNSSYLYEYNIQEKKLYKIELFENSQENIPKANKFDFESITKKGNKLYLFGSGSTSKRNKRICYNTKNSTVKEKDVTHLYTRLKHKAFLNDSDLNLEGAFYNDYKWYFFQRGNGSQSQNGVFVFNKEKKDIQFTPVFLPKIQNIEATFTDAILVENQIYFLAAVENTISTYDDGEILGSYIGCLSLDTFKLESITLISDENKFEGLTIFKKTNHDIEFLLCEDNDTESLETVIYKLILPQ
- a CDS encoding DUF6929 family protein translates to MKKITLEILVHIIGLGSASGLIYNNDSLLLIGDSSGYLYDYSITKADLNKHQIIENPKENIEKNEKIDFESIAYSGDDLYIFGSGSGENRNKMIEINIKNNDTISTTDLTHLYSDMQSFAQIKEGNLNIEGAIYDKGNFFLLNRGNRKGSRNVIFTISGKNLINDYSILSNDFKLPKINGFQSGFSDAILIDDKIYFLATAENPKATTEDKRILGTLVGRIDVNKMKIDFTKKISNTQKFEGITLYAKSKGKVEFLLCEDNDTTVLESNIYKLTLEK
- a CDS encoding 3-ketoacyl-ACP reductase gives rise to the protein MNDLKNKNALVTGAGKGIGKAIAIALAKEGVNVILIARTQSEINEVAKEINLLGVKSLAITADVASIDSVNNAVEKALAEFKTIDILINNAGIAAFGTFLELEPAAWEHIIQVNLMGTYYVTRAVLPNMIERQTGDIINISSTAGLNGNALTSAYSASKFAVLGLTDSLMQEMRKHNIRVTALTPSTVATDMAKELKLTDGNPEKVMQAEDIAELIIAQLKLNRRVFIKNSSIWSTNP